The following nucleotide sequence is from Candidatus Palauibacter australiensis.
CCCGCCGGGACGCTCCTGGTGATCGACGAGTCCTACCGCTCCTTCGCGGAGGGACGCCTCGCGCCACCCCACCTGCCCCACGACGACCGCGTCCTGCACCTGCGCTCCTTCACCAAGGATCTTGGCGTACCTGGGCTGCGCCTCGCCGCCGCCGTCGCGGCGCCTGGGATCCTCCACCCGCTCGCAAGCGTCGCGCCGCCCTGGTCCGTGTCCTCGGTCGCCCAGGCCGCGCTCCGGGCGGCGCTTGCCCCGCGCGCCCTCGCCCGACTCGAGGAGAGCCTCATCCGCATCGCTGCACGGCGCCGGACGCTGTCCGCGGCGCTCGCCCGGCGCGGGTGGCGTCCCGGCCCCTCCGCGACCGGCTTCATCCTCGCGGCGGTCCCCGATGCGGCCGCCACGGCACACGCCCTCAGGCTCCGGGGCGTCCGCGTGCGTCACGCGGCCTCCTTCGGGCTCCCAGGGCACATTCGTGTCTCGGTTCGGCGGCGCGCCGAGGAGGAGCGCTTCCTCGCCGCGCTCGACGAGATCGCCGCCTCGGACGAGATCGCCGCCCCGGACGGGATCGCCACCCCGGACGGGATCGCCACCCCGGACGGGATCGCCGCACACACAACCGCAGGAGGACCCTCGTGACCCAGGACGACGAGCGGAGTTCGGACCGCTGCCGACCGCGCTGCCGTCCCGCGCCCCCGGAAACCGCCGATCCGAGGTGCTCGACCGGCGACCGGGGCGCCCGGCATCCGAAGGCCCCGGTGCCGAAGCAGAGGACGCCCGGACCCTACCGCGTCCCGCCCCGCGAGCGGCGCACGGGTCTCGTCATCCTCAACACCGGCGACGGCAAGGGGAAGACGACGGCCGCCCTCGGTACGCTGCTGCGAGCCCGCGGCCGTGACATGACCGTGGCCATGCTGCAGTTCCTCAAGACCGAAGGCGTGCAGCGGGGCGAGCACATCGCGGCCGAGAAGCTCGGGGTCGAGATCGTGCCGATGGGCGCGGGATTTACCTGGCTCAGCGAGCGCATCGAGGAGGACCGCGCGCTGGCGCGCGAGTGCTGGGCGCAGTGCCGGGAGGTTCTCGACTCCGGGCGCTACGACATCGTGATCTTCGACGAGTTGACCTACCCCCTCGCATACGGCTGGCTGGACCACGGCGAGGTGCTGCCCGCGATCCGCGATCGTCCGGCCGGGACGCACGTGATCATCACCGGGCGCATGGCCACCCCGGAACTCATCGAGTTCGCGGATCTCGTCACCGAGATGAAGGACGTCAAGCACCCCTATCGGACGCGCGGCATCGGGGCGCAGCCCGGGTTGGAGCTGTGAGCGCACCCGTTCTCATGGTGCAGGGCACGGGCTCGGGCGTCGGCAAGTCGCTGCTCACGGCGGCCTTCTGCCGGCTCGCCCGCCGCCGCGGGATCGCCGTCGCTCCCTTCAAGGGCTAAAACATGTCAAACAACGCCGCAGTCACGGCCGACGGTGGCGAGATCGGGCGGGCGCAGGCGCTGCAGGCGCGGGCCGCGGGGCTGGACCCGCACGTCGACATGAACCCGGTCCTCCTCAAGCCGCTCGCCGACACGCGTTCCGAGGTCGTGCGACTGGGACGCACGGACCGAGGAGCGACCGACCTCCCGTGGCGCGAGCGCAAGCCCCGCCTCTGGCCCGTCGTGACCGATGCGCTCGCCCGCCTCCGCGACCGCGCCGAACTCGTGATCGCCGAGGGCGCGGGCAGCCCGGCCGAGACGAACCTGCGCGAGAGCGACATCGTCAACATGGCCGTGGCCCGCCACGCGTCCGCGAGCGTCGTGCTCATCGCCGACATCGACCGGGGCGGCGCCTTCGCCTCCCTCTACGGCACCTGGGCGCTCCTCTCCGCGGCCGACCGGGCGCTCTTCCGCGGTTTCATTCTCAACCGCTTCCGCGGGGATCCGGCACTCCTCGCGCCCGCCCCGGAGACCCTGCGTGAGCGCACCGGCGTGCGCGTCCTGGGCGTCGTCCCATGGATCGACCACAAACTGCCGGAAGAAGACGGCGGCCCTGCCCTCGACGCCGGACCCGGCAACGCCCCCGCCATCGCGGCGGCCGCCTACCCGCGCGCCTCCAACCTGGACGACCTCGACCCCCTGCGCCGTGAACCCGGCGTACGCCTGCGCTGGGTCCGCCGGGCGCGCGACCTGGCCGCCCTCGCGGCCCCGCCCGGACTTGCCGCCATCATCCTCCCGGGCTCGCGGAACACTCTCGACGATCTCCGCTGGATGAAGCGCACCGGCCTCGCGCACGCCGTCCGCGGCCTCGCGACGGACGGCATCCCGGTGGCGGGCCTCTGCGCCGGATACCAGATCATGGGCCGCCGGATCGCAGACCCGGCCGGCATCGAGGGTGGGGGCGAGGAGCGGGGACTGCGGATCCTGGACGTGCGCACCGAACTTGCCCCGAGCAAGGAGACGCGGCGGACGCGTGCGCGCATCACCGCCGCGCCCCCCGGCTGGCTGGAGGGTGAGGAAGGAGAGATCGTCGCCGGCTACGAGATCCACCACGGGCGCACGCGAGCCGCGTCCGGGCTCCGGCCGTGGCTCGCCGACGGGCCGCGCGACCTCGGGCACGCCGATGGCGCGCACTGGGGGTGTTACCTGCACGGCGCGTTCAGAAACGACCGCCTGCGCACGGGCTGGCTGCGTTCGCTCGGCCTCCGACCGAATGCGGCGGGCTGGGGCGGCTCGATCGACCGCGAACTCGACCGCCTCGCCGACACCGTCGAGCGCTGCCTGGATATCGACACCGTGTTCGAGGACGCACTGCGGCGGCCGGCCGCGACCCGAAGCTAGGTCTGGCGGGCGCGTCCCTCCTGGAGAGAAGATTCGAGTTGGGTTCTCTCGTCTTACGGAGGTTTGAAGATGGGTCGGCGGCTTTCTCTCCCGGTTTCCTGGCTCGCTCTTCCACTTCTCGTCGGCTGCGCGGCGCCCGACGACACCTCATCGGAGCCGGCCACGAACGCGGCCGATTCCGGCGCAGCCGACGCTACCGCGGCGGGGCCGGCGACGTCCGATCCGTACGCACACGGGTTCACGGACGCGGACTATCCGAGGGTGACCGAGGTCGCGGAGGATGTGTACGCGTACGAGCAGATCCATCCGACGGGAGGCGAGATCATCACGACGGTGAGCCTCATCGTCATCACCCCCGAGGGGGTACTCGTCGCGGACGGGCAGGAGAACCCCGAAGAGACGCAGCGGCTCGTCGACACGGTCGCGGGCCTGACCGACCAGCCGATCACGCACGTCGTCGTCGCCTCGGACCACGGGGACCACACGGGTGGGAACTCGGCCTTCCCCCCGGGCGCGCGCTTCTTCGCACACCCGACTTCGGCCGCGCTCCTGGAGGCAACCGCGTTGAACTTCAACCCACCCGAAGGCGCACCGCCGGTCATCGTCCCGACGGAGATGGTGGATCCCGACACGGTGCTCGAACTCGGCGGCCGCGAGATCCGGCTCCTCCACCTCGGCCGCGCCCACACGGGCGGCGACCTCGTGGTCTACGTGCCCGAGGGGAAGGTGCTGTTCATGAGCGAGACGTACCTGAAGCACATCTTCCCGGCCATGCGCTCGGCGTACCCGTCTGAATGGGTCGCGATGCTGGACCGGGCGATCGAGATGGACGTGGACGTGTACGTGCCGGGTCACGGGGTGATGGAGTCGCCCGCGATCCTCGAGGCGGAGCTGGTGTCGTTCCGGGACGCGGTGCGGGCCGTCGTGGAGGAGGCGACGCGGTTCCACGGTGAGGGGCTGAGCGCCGAGGAGGCAGCGGAGGCGGTCTCGTTCGGCGCCGTCGAGGAATGGTCGCTGCGGGACAGCCAGAAGCTGCGCGCAATCCGGCGGGTGTACCTGGAACTGAACGGACAGCTGTCGGGGTTTCTGGTCCCGTGATGGACGCGCGGATGAGGCGGAGGGTCGGGCTCGCCGCGGCGGTCGCGGGTTTCTCGGTCGTGGCGGGTATCGCGGCGGGAACCGGGCCGCTTCAGGCACAGTCGTACGTGACCGTGGACATCGGGGCCCGGGATCCCGCCTTCTCGCCGGATGGGTCGATGATCGCCGTCTCCATCCTGGGCAAGATCTGGACGCTTCCCGCCGAGGGCGGCCCGGCGCGCCAGCTCACGGACGGGGCCTCGTGGGACACGCGCCCCGCCTGGTCGCCGGACGGCCGCTTCCTCGCCTACGCCGCCAGATCCCGCCAGGGGGCCGACATCCTCGTCCGCAACATGGCCACCGGCGGCGTCCGCTTTCTGCACGGCGTCCCGGGGTCGGTCGGGCACATGCAGTTCCATCCGGACGGGAGCCACCTCTTCTTCGTCGACGACCGCTCGCAGTACGAGGCGCACGTGTGGCGGATCCCGCTCGCGGGCGGCGAGGCGGAACAGCTCACCCACACGCGGAGCTGGCACGAGTGGTCGTTCGCCCTCTCGCCCGATGGGAGTCGCATCCTCCTCGAGACGGGGCGCTTCGATGGCACCGACCTGTACGAACTAGACCTCGAGGAGATGTCGCTCGAACGGGTCACGGACACGCCGGAGCGTGAGATGGCGGTGGCGTGGAGCCCCGACGGTATGCGCCGCGCGCACGTGATGGCGCATAACGGTCTCGACGAGATCGTCGTGTCGGTTCCCGGGGAACGGCATCGGTTCGCCAGCGCCTTCGACCAGAAGCAACTCGCGTTCCATCCGTCCGGCGAGTGGCTGCTCGTCCTCGGCGGGCGGCGGATGCAGCGGCTGGACCTGGAGAGCGGCGAGTTCACGCCGATTCCCTTCGAGGCCCGGTTCGAGGTGGCCGGGGATCCCGCCGACGATCTGCTGATCACGAACGTCCGCCTGTTCGACGGCACGGGCGACGGGGCGGTTTCCGGGTCGGCGGTCCTCGTCCGGGACGGAAGGATCGCCGAGGTGAGGACGGGGGAAGACGGCGGAGTGCCCGAGGTCGCGCCGGGCACAACGGTCATCGACGGGGGCGGCCGCATGCTGCTCCCGGGGCTGATGGACAACCACTACCACTACTGGCAGCCCCTCGCCGGCGCGGACCTGCTGGCCGCCGGAATCACCGCGATCCGCGACCCGGGCTCGGCGATCCAGGACGCGATGGACTTCAAGGACGCGGTGCGTCTCGGCGTCCTGGCCGGGCCCGACGTGTACACGGCCGGCCCCCTGATCGACGGCCCCGCCGGCTACCACCCCCTCGTCGACGTGAGCATCGACGACCCCGCGGCCGCTCCGGCGCTCGTCCGCGCGCTGAAGGCGCAGGGCGTGGATCTGCTCAAGGCGTACTTCCTCCTCGACCCGGACGTGCTCGCGGCCGTCGTGGCGGAGGCGCGCGTACAGGGGCTCCCGGTCACGGGCCACATCGGGGTGCGCACGGGTTGGCGGCAGGCGATCGAAGCCGGAATCAGCGGGTTCAACCACATCCGGGTGTGGCGCGACTTCCTCCCGCTCGAGATCCAGGTCGACGGACGGGACATGTCGCTCGACGGCGGACGGAACCCGGTCGGACGCATGCAGGCCGACTGGCGGGAGATCGATCCGGCGAGCCCCGAGGTCACGTCCCTCCTCGAACTCATGGCCGAGACCGAGACGGGACTCGACCCGACCCTCTACATCCAGGGCGTCGATGACGAGGACCGCGCGCGCTTCTCGCTCGAAGGGTTCCACACGGCCCGGCAGGCGTACGAGCGCATGGGCGAGTTCGTCCGGCGCGCGGTCGAGGCCGGGGTCCCGCTGCTCGCGGGCACGGACAACGTGGGGCTGTTCAACGAACTCGAGGCCTACGCGGAGGCCGGCGTGCCGAACGCCGCGATCCTGCGGGCCGCGACGGCGAACGGCGCGCGCTGGCTCGGGAAGGAGGACGATTTCGGGACGGTGGAGCCGGGGCGCCGCGCGCACCTCATCCTCGTGGATGGCGACCCGCTGGCCGACATCGCCGACCTGCGGAACATCGATCTCGTCGTGAAGGATGGCGTGATCGTCTTCGGCGGCCCGCCGACCGAACCGCTGGTCCCGTGATCGACCCGGTCGCAACGGGCGCCGTCGAGGCGGCCACGCTCGCGGCGCTGCAGGTCGAGCCGGCGGGCGGGCTCCTCCCGGCGCTCTCCGATAACCCGTTCCTCGCACTCGGCGCGCTCTTCGCGGCGGGCGTCCTCACGAGCACGAACCCGTGCATCTGGCCGATGATCCCGATCACCTTCTCCGTCATCTCCGGCACGGCGGGCGAAACCCAGTCGCGAAAGCGCACCGTCGGCCTGACGCTGACCTACGCCCTGGGACTGGCGCTCCTCTATTCCGTGCTCGGCGTCATCGCCGGGCTCAGCGGCACCGTCCTGGGCTCGATCGGGGCCAGTTTCTGGGCCCTGTTCGCGACCGGGAACCTCCTCCTCTTCTTCTCATTGTTCATGCTCGATGTCTTCCCGGTCCCGGTGCCGAAGCGGCTCCTCGCGTGGGCGGGCAGCCGCGGCGGCGGATCCTACCGCGCCGTGTTCCTCCTCGGGGCGACGTCCGGCATCGTGGCGGCGCCGTGCGGGGCGCCCGCCTTCGCGGTCGTCCTCACCTGGGTCGTCGCGGAACAGGCGGGCCTCATGGGTTTCGTCTACCTGTTCACCTTCTCCATCGGCATGACCGCCGTGCTCATCGCGGTCGGGCTGTTCTCGGGGACGGTCGCCGTACTGCCGAAGTCGGGGACGTGGATGATCTGGATGAAACGGGCCGCGGCCGTCATCATGATCGGGATGGCGCAGTTCTACCTGATCAGGGCGGGATACTTGATGTGAACACGAAACCGGGACGGATCCCCCGTTACGCGACGGCCACGGCGTTCGCCGCGCTGGTCGCGCTGGGGGCGTTCGCCGCGCTCGCCGTGGCGGCGCCTCTCCACGCGCAGGCGGGCGCGGGGCAGGTGAGCCTCGCCCCCGGGACGCCGGGTCCGGACGCCACGCTGCAGGATCTGGACGGCAACGAGGTCCAGCTTCTCGACTATGCGGACGGCAAGCCGGCGCTGTTCGAGTTCTGGGCCGCGTGGTGCGAACAGTGCGAGGGGCTGCAGCCCGAGATCGACCGGGTACAGGCCGACTTCGGAGACCGCGTGAACGTCGTCGCGGTGGCGGTCGCGGTGGCTCAATCGCTGCGCCGCGTCCGGCGCCACGCGGAGGCGCACGGGGCGGAATACCCCTATCTGTGGGATGCGGACGGCGCCGCGGTGCGCGCCTACTCGGCGACCACGACGTCGATCGTCGTGATCCTCGACGCGGAAGGGAAGGTGGCCTACACCGGCGTCGGCCCCGACCAGGATCTCGTCGGGGCCGTCACCGGAATCCTCGCTGTCGATTCTGCGACCGGTTCTGCTGCGGGTGCCGCTACGGGTCCACGGGCTCCGGCGTCACCTCGTCGATGATGGCGGCGAGTTCGTCGTAGGCGGCGGGGTCGACCTGGTTGAAGCTCGGGATCACTCCCGCCACGCGCCCGTCGGGCCCCACCACGATCACGGCGCGGCTGTCCACCGCGTTGCTGTCCCTCAGGCCTCCGCCGAAGTCGACGTAGGTCCCCCCATCGTTGCCCGCGTCGCTCGCGAACAGGAAGGGGAAGTCCTCGTCCTTCAGCCATGACGCGAGTTCGTCGACCGGGTCGTTCGAGATGCCGACGAGGACCACGTTCCGGCCCTCGTTGAACAGACTTGCGTACTGATCACGGTACGCTCTCATCTGAACCGTTCAGCCACGCGTCCTGACTCTGAAGAAAAAGGCGAGGACGACCGTCTCGCCCCGGTAGTCGCTGAGGCGGATCGGGTTCTCCAGCGCCCCGTACCGCGTCGCGCCCGGCAGCGCGAAGTCCGGCGCCATCTCGCCCACCGCGAGCAGTTGCGAGTCCTGCGCGCTCACCGGGGCCGCGCCTCCGATGGCGAGCGTTCCGGCCAGGCCCAAGGCGAGGGCTGCGGCCAGGACAAGTCTCCGCATGTCTCGGTCCTTTCGTGCGGGTGGAAGACAGGTGGAAGAGCCATGCCGAAGGGTGGCGCGCCCTCCCCGTTCGCGCCAGAGTTGAGCAACGGTTCAAGTCCGATTCCGACCCTGCCCTAAAGGAGGCGCCTCATGATCCGTCAGTCCCGAGGCCGTCCATGGCGTCGTGCCATCGCCTTCGTCATCGCCGTCGTTCTCGCGACCCCCGTGTCCGGGTGCGCGCAGGGGAACGGCGATCCCGTGAACGACCCGCGCTTTGAGCAGGCGGTGGCGCTGTTCGAGGCGTGGCTCGACGCGAAGATGGCGTACGAGAAGATCCCCGGCGTGTCCGCGGCGCTCGTGCACGACCAGGATCTCGTCTGGTCCCGCGGCTACGGGTACGCGCACCGCGAGACCGGGGTGCCGGCCACGCCGTCGACGATGTATTCGGTGTGCTCGATTTCGAAGCTCTTCACCTCCATCGGCGTGATGCAGCAGCGTGACGAGGGCAAGCTGGATCTCGACGATCCCGTCTCCGCGCACCTTCCATGGTACGACCTCGAGCAGGTGTTTCCCGACGGTCCGAACGTGAGCGTGGAGGGGATCCTCACCCACTCCTCGGGGCTCCCGCGCGAATCGGCGCACCCCTACTGGACGGGCCCCGACCATCCCTTCCCGACGCGGGACGAGATCATCGAAGGACTCTCCGGGCAGGAGACGCTCTATCCCGGCCGCCGCTACTTCCAGTACTCGAACCTGGGGATGGCGCTGGCGGGGCAACTGATCGAGGAGGCTTCCGGGATGGCGTACGACGAGTACATCCGGAGCCGGATCCTGGAGCCGCTGGGGATGTCCGACACCTACACCGACATTCCCGTCGAGCACCAGGGAGGCCGCTACGCCACCGGATATTCGCGGCTCGAGCGGGGTGGCCAGCGGGCCGAGGCCCCCTTCTTCCAGGCGCTGGGGATGGCGTCCGCGGCGGGGTTCGCCTCCACCGTGGAGGATCTGGCGCGCCTCGCCTCGTGGCAGTTCCGCCTGCTGGAACATGGGGGGACGGAGATCCTTGACGTCAACACGCTGCGGGAGATGCACCGCGTGCACTGGGTCGACCCCGACTTCGACACGATGTGGGGGCTCGGGTTCGCGGTCTCGCGCCGCGACGGAGAGCGCGCGGTGGGCCACGGCGGGAGCTGTCCGGGCTTCCGCTCGACCTTCCAGATCCTTCCGGGGAAGAAGCTGGCGGGCGTGGTGATGATGAACGCCCTCGCCAATCCCACCGACGTGTGGACGAAGATGATGGCGACGCTGGGCGCGGCCTTCGAGGAGGCCAGGGACGACCCCGGCGGCGGCACCGCGCGCCCGGCATCCCTCGCGGAATACGAGGGACTGTACCAGTCCACGTGGGGAGAGTCGGTCATCCTCCGGTGGGACGATGGTCTCGCGGCACTCGGCCTGCCCTCGAATGATCCGGTCGAGGGAATGACGAAGCTGCGGCATGAGGGCGGCGATACGTTCCGGCGCATGCGGGACGACGGCGAGCCGGGAGAGGCGTACATCTTCCACCGCGAAGACGGGGCCATCGCCCGGTACAGCGTGCACGGCAACTTCTCGAACAAAGTCCGGTAACGGAGGATGACGGCGACGATGACGACCCTTTCCGGTCCTTCCGGCAGCCTCATACCCGCAGCGGCCGCGCGCGAAGGGAACGACCCGATCTTCGCCCTGCACGGCGAGGCCGTGCGCCGGGCCGCGGCCGGCGAGTCGATCCTGAACTCGACGCTCGGGGCGCTGATGGACGACGACGGGAGCCTCGCGGTGATGCCCGCGGCCGCCGAGGCGCTGGGGCGCGTGCCGCACGCGCGCGCCGCCGGCTATGCGCCGATCTCCGGAGACCCTCCGTACCTCGCCGCGGTGATCGCGGACCTGTTCGGGGAGGGCGGGCTGGCCGAGCAGGCGGTCGCCGTCGCGACGCCCGGGAGCACCGGCGCGATCCACCACGCGATCCTGAACTTCCTCGAGCCCGGACAGGCGGCGCTCACGCCCAGCTACTACTGGGGTCCGTACCACACGATCTCGACCCATTCGGGACGCGCGGTCGAGACCTTCAACATGTTCGACGCCGGGATCCGTCTCGATGTCGAAGCGTTCCGGGCGGGGCTCGAAGGCCAGATCGAGCGGCAGGGGCGGTCGCTCGTCCTCTTCAACTTCCCCTGCAACAACCCCACCGGTTATTCGCTCGACGAATCGGAGTGGGAGGCCGTGGCGGAGATCGTGCGGGAGGTCGGCCGGCGGGGTCCGGTCGCGTTCCTCCTCGACCACGCGTACGCGAAGTTCGGGGACGAAGGGTCCAACGGCTGGATCGGCCACCTCCCGCGGATGATGGAGTCCGCGACGGTGCTCGTGGGCTGGACCGTGTCGAAGTCGTTCGCCCTCTACGGCGCGCGTGTGGGGGCGCTGGTGGCGCTCCACCGGGAGGCGGAGGAGCGGCAGCGGATCTCCAACGCGCTCGGCTTCTCGTGCCGGGCCACGTGGTCGAACTGCAACCACCTCGGGCTGCTCGGCGCCACCGAACTCCTCACCGATCCGGAGCTGCGCCGGCGCACGGATGAGGAGCGCGCGGGGATGATTCGTCTCCTCAACGAGCGCGTCGAGGTGTTCAACGAACTCGCGGGGCGGGCGGGGCTGTCCTACCCCCGCTACGAGGGCGGCTTCTTCGTCTCCGTGTTCACGCCCGACGCGGAGGTGACGGCCGCAACCATGCGCGAGGCGGCGGTGTACGTGGTCCCGATGGAGGGCGCGGTGCGGATCGCGCTGTGCGCCACGCCGGCGCACTCGATTCCCCGGCTCGTCGACGCGCTGGCCGAGGGGATCGCGACCGCCCGCGCCGCCTGAACGGCCCGTGCCGGAGAACGACGATCTGTCCGTGAGAAAGAAGATGGAACGACACAAGGCAGTACCGGTCCTTACGCCGACGCTTCCGGTTCTGGCGTCGGCCCTCGTACTCCTCGCGGCCACCGGTTGTACCGGCCAGACGCCGGCCGCGGGCTTGACGGACGACGAGAAGCTCGCGCGCGTGGAAGAGATGGTGGCGGAGGTCGAACGGCGCTTTCCCGACGTGGAGGCCGTCACCGTGGAAGACGTCGGGCGGCTGCTCGAGACCGGCAGCGTCGTGCTCGTCGACGCCCGGGCGCCCCGCGAGCGCGAGGTCTCCTGGATTCCCGGCTCCATCACCTCCGACGAGTTCGAGCAGGACCCCGACCGGTACGCGGACCGCACCGTCGTGGCGTACTGCACGATCGGCCACCGGAGTTCCGAGTACGCAAAGCGGCAGAACGAGCAGGGCCGGCGCGTGCTGAACCTGCGCGGCAGCCTCCTCGCGTGGACCCACGCCGGCGCGCCGCTCGTGGGCCCCGATGGGCCGACCCACCGCCTGCACGTCTACGGCGAAACCTGGAACCTCGCCCCCGCCCGCTACGAAACGACCTGGTAGCGCCGGCGCGTGCAGGCTAGGGGACCAGGTTTGCGCCGGATGTGCGGGTGATGAACGTCGCCAGCGTTTCCCGCCACTGCGGGAGCAGGCTCTCCTCCACGTACATCATGTGGCCGGCGGCGAAGTCGTCCCGCGTGATGTTGTCGCGCAGGTCCGGCGGCAGGCCGAGTTGCTCCAGCGACCACACGATGGGGAAGTACGGCGTCGCGAAGTCGTAGATCCCGTTGATGAGCAGGACCTCGAGGCGCGGGTTTCGTTCGATCGCGTGCGCGAGGTCGGGTCCCACGTTGAGCGCCGAGCCGCCGAAGGGTCCGCGCCGGCCGCCCTCCCGCTCCCAGTTCCACGGGCGCGCCATCCCGCTGGGCCAGTACTCGCGGTCGCCGTCGTAGCCGAGTTCATCCCGCACGTACGTGTTGAAGAGGGAGGTGTAGGCAGAACTGATGGCCGAGGACTGCGCGTCGTGGTCGGGGGTCGTGTCGAGCAGGTCTCCCGTGGGCCCCGTGAACCGGGTGTCGAGCCGGGCCAGCGTGAGCCGCCGGTCCCGCAGCAGTTCCTTCTCGAACTCGGGGGCGGAGACGCGCAGGTCGGCCTTGTCGAGATACTCCAGGCTCAGCCCCGTGTACTCGTGCATCTGCCGCAGCACGCGCGCGCGCTGGTCGGGGTCCACGGCGGTGCCGGCGAGCAGCGTCTGCGCGTAGTCGGTCAGCGCCCACGCCTCGACCTCCTTCATGAACGTCTCGAGGTCGTCGGGGCGGCCCCCGGGCAGCATGTCGTGGTACTCGGCGGCGACCGCGAAGGACGGGACATTCGTGATAAACCCGATATGGGACCCGTCTGGAAACTGGAGCGTGTTGAAGTCGATGACGGCGGAGACGAGCACGATCCCGTTGAGGTCGATGTTCGCGCTCTGCAGGTGGCGGGCGAGCAGCACGGACCGCGTCGTGCCGTAGCTCTCGCCGAGGATGTAACGGGGCGAATTCCAGCGGCGGTTCTCGCTCAGGAACCGGCGGATGAACTGCGTGAGGGAGGCGGCGTCCTCGTCCATCCCCCAGAAATGGGTCCCGTCGGCATCGCCCGCGGGGCGGCTGAACCCCGTCCCGATCGGGTCCACCATCACGACGTCGGCGACGTCGAGCACCGTGTAGCCGTTGTCGACGAGCGGGTACGGTGGCGGCGCCTGCTGCCCCACGTTGGGCGTGACCACTCGGCGCGGCCCCATGATTCCCATGTGGAGCCAGAAGGAGGCGGACCCGGGTCCCCCGTTGTAGGCGAAGATGATGGGGCGCGTGGAGGGATCGTCGCCGTTCGTCCGGAAGTACCCCGTGTAGAAGAGTTCCCCCGTCGCGTTCTCCTCGTTGTCGCGGAGGATGACGCTGCCGACGACGGCCCGGTATTCGACGGTCTCCCCGTCCACGACGATGGAATGGTTCGATTCCCAGCGCGAAGGCTCGGGCTCGTTTCCGTTTCCGCCTCCGGAGCCTTCCTGGGCGAGCGTGCCCGCGGGCAGCAGGCCGAGCGCGACGACGGACGTGATCAGGCTGAGCGACTTCATCTTTCCTCCTAGCGGCCGGCGGCGGCCATTCCGAGGGCGACGGCTTCCGGCTGGGTCACGATGATCACGCGGAACCCCTGCTCGATCCGCATGGCGATGTCGTCCACGCCGGCCGT
It contains:
- a CDS encoding histidinol-phosphate transaminase, with amino-acid sequence MNWRPPPPDPRLAGAPPEFHGGPGYEEDAEYPPVSADLSTNVNPYLPDEAVRGAVAAARLDAYPDPTSSRARARVAGVWGLDAERILLAPGASELIYRIARCWIRPGDPAVVCGPTFGEYRRAVAIQGGEVHEVRGVAPDFRLPLEPFSDRVARLRPPVAFLCTPNNPTGEALSDTSVAQLAGRMPAGTLLVIDESYRSFAEGRLAPPHLPHDDRVLHLRSFTKDLGVPGLRLAAAVAAPGILHPLASVAPPWSVSSVAQAALRAALAPRALARLEESLIRIAARRRTLSAALARRGWRPGPSATGFILAAVPDAAATAHALRLRGVRVRHAASFGLPGHIRVSVRRRAEEERFLAALDEIAASDEIAAPDGIATPDGIATPDGIAAHTTAGGPS
- the cobO gene encoding cob(I)yrinic acid a,c-diamide adenosyltransferase, encoding MPKQRTPGPYRVPPRERRTGLVILNTGDGKGKTTAALGTLLRARGRDMTVAMLQFLKTEGVQRGEHIAAEKLGVEIVPMGAGFTWLSERIEEDRALARECWAQCREVLDSGRYDIVIFDELTYPLAYGWLDHGEVLPAIRDRPAGTHVIITGRMATPELIEFADLVTEMKDVKHPYRTRGIGAQPGLEL
- a CDS encoding cobyric acid synthase; the encoded protein is MSNNAAVTADGGEIGRAQALQARAAGLDPHVDMNPVLLKPLADTRSEVVRLGRTDRGATDLPWRERKPRLWPVVTDALARLRDRAELVIAEGAGSPAETNLRESDIVNMAVARHASASVVLIADIDRGGAFASLYGTWALLSAADRALFRGFILNRFRGDPALLAPAPETLRERTGVRVLGVVPWIDHKLPEEDGGPALDAGPGNAPAIAAAAYPRASNLDDLDPLRREPGVRLRWVRRARDLAALAAPPGLAAIILPGSRNTLDDLRWMKRTGLAHAVRGLATDGIPVAGLCAGYQIMGRRIADPAGIEGGGEERGLRILDVRTELAPSKETRRTRARITAAPPGWLEGEEGEIVAGYEIHHGRTRAASGLRPWLADGPRDLGHADGAHWGCYLHGAFRNDRLRTGWLRSLGLRPNAAGWGGSIDRELDRLADTVERCLDIDTVFEDALRRPAATRS
- a CDS encoding MBL fold metallo-hydrolase; the protein is MGRRLSLPVSWLALPLLVGCAAPDDTSSEPATNAADSGAADATAAGPATSDPYAHGFTDADYPRVTEVAEDVYAYEQIHPTGGEIITTVSLIVITPEGVLVADGQENPEETQRLVDTVAGLTDQPITHVVVASDHGDHTGGNSAFPPGARFFAHPTSAALLEATALNFNPPEGAPPVIVPTEMVDPDTVLELGGREIRLLHLGRAHTGGDLVVYVPEGKVLFMSETYLKHIFPAMRSAYPSEWVAMLDRAIEMDVDVYVPGHGVMESPAILEAELVSFRDAVRAVVEEATRFHGEGLSAEEAAEAVSFGAVEEWSLRDSQKLRAIRRVYLELNGQLSGFLVP
- a CDS encoding amidohydrolase family protein, with the translated sequence MRRRVGLAAAVAGFSVVAGIAAGTGPLQAQSYVTVDIGARDPAFSPDGSMIAVSILGKIWTLPAEGGPARQLTDGASWDTRPAWSPDGRFLAYAARSRQGADILVRNMATGGVRFLHGVPGSVGHMQFHPDGSHLFFVDDRSQYEAHVWRIPLAGGEAEQLTHTRSWHEWSFALSPDGSRILLETGRFDGTDLYELDLEEMSLERVTDTPEREMAVAWSPDGMRRAHVMAHNGLDEIVVSVPGERHRFASAFDQKQLAFHPSGEWLLVLGGRRMQRLDLESGEFTPIPFEARFEVAGDPADDLLITNVRLFDGTGDGAVSGSAVLVRDGRIAEVRTGEDGGVPEVAPGTTVIDGGGRMLLPGLMDNHYHYWQPLAGADLLAAGITAIRDPGSAIQDAMDFKDAVRLGVLAGPDVYTAGPLIDGPAGYHPLVDVSIDDPAAAPALVRALKAQGVDLLKAYFLLDPDVLAAVVAEARVQGLPVTGHIGVRTGWRQAIEAGISGFNHIRVWRDFLPLEIQVDGRDMSLDGGRNPVGRMQADWREIDPASPEVTSLLELMAETETGLDPTLYIQGVDDEDRARFSLEGFHTARQAYERMGEFVRRAVEAGVPLLAGTDNVGLFNELEAYAEAGVPNAAILRAATANGARWLGKEDDFGTVEPGRRAHLILVDGDPLADIADLRNIDLVVKDGVIVFGGPPTEPLVP
- a CDS encoding sulfite exporter TauE/SafE family protein — its product is MIDPVATGAVEAATLAALQVEPAGGLLPALSDNPFLALGALFAAGVLTSTNPCIWPMIPITFSVISGTAGETQSRKRTVGLTLTYALGLALLYSVLGVIAGLSGTVLGSIGASFWALFATGNLLLFFSLFMLDVFPVPVPKRLLAWAGSRGGGSYRAVFLLGATSGIVAAPCGAPAFAVVLTWVVAEQAGLMGFVYLFTFSIGMTAVLIAVGLFSGTVAVLPKSGTWMIWMKRAAAVIMIGMAQFYLIRAGYLM
- a CDS encoding redoxin domain-containing protein, whose translation is MNTKPGRIPRYATATAFAALVALGAFAALAVAAPLHAQAGAGQVSLAPGTPGPDATLQDLDGNEVQLLDYADGKPALFEFWAAWCEQCEGLQPEIDRVQADFGDRVNVVAVAVAVAQSLRRVRRHAEAHGAEYPYLWDADGAAVRAYSATTTSIVVILDAEGKVAYTGVGPDQDLVGAVTGILAVDSATGSAAGAATGPRAPASPRR